In a single window of the Campylobacter hyointestinalis subsp. lawsonii genome:
- a CDS encoding 4Fe-4S dicluster domain-containing protein — protein sequence MDRRSFFKFSAVAASSPLFATSNLEDKKIMSIIDLDLCDGCKNEPIPLCVKACRDKNEPNFPRPQNPIMPYFPQTKFEDYQNQKDNINRLTPYNWTFVESVKVGQKEVFIPRRCMHCDNPPCQKLCPFGVISKSDEGAVDIDKNFCFGGAKCRDACPWQIPQRQAGVGIYLKIAPKLAGGGVMYKCDMCADLLAKNEKPKCQISCPKNAIIFDKKERILERLKDEKREIYGLNENGGTSTVYISSVKFEDIDMAISQKYKDKQNKVGTPHMSRVDSPLKDSTTLATATLLAPIAGLIGAGIAAYKAGKKG from the coding sequence ATGGATAGACGAAGTTTTTTTAAATTTAGTGCTGTTGCTGCTAGCTCTCCGCTTTTTGCAACTTCAAATTTGGAAGACAAAAAGATAATGAGCATCATCGACCTTGATCTTTGTGATGGCTGTAAAAATGAGCCTATACCGCTTTGCGTAAAAGCTTGTAGGGATAAAAATGAACCAAATTTTCCACGCCCACAAAATCCGATTATGCCATATTTTCCACAAACTAAATTTGAAGATTACCAAAATCAAAAGGATAATATCAATCGCTTAACGCCATATAACTGGACCTTTGTCGAGAGTGTCAAAGTAGGGCAAAAAGAGGTTTTTATCCCGCGTCGTTGTATGCACTGCGATAATCCACCTTGCCAAAAGCTCTGCCCTTTTGGTGTGATTAGCAAGAGTGATGAAGGTGCTGTAGATATAGATAAAAACTTCTGCTTTGGTGGGGCAAAGTGTCGTGATGCTTGTCCGTGGCAGATCCCACAAAGACAAGCTGGGGTTGGGATATATCTTAAAATCGCTCCAAAGCTAGCTGGTGGAGGTGTGATGTATAAATGCGATATGTGTGCTGATTTGCTTGCTAAAAATGAAAAGCCAAAATGCCAAATTTCTTGTCCGAAAAATGCCATTATTTTTGATAAAAAAGAGAGAATTTTAGAGCGTTTAAAAGATGAAAAAAGAGAAATTTATGGACTAAATGAAAATGGTGGGACAAGCACGGTTTATATCTCTAGTGTTAAATTTGAAGATATAGATATGGCAATTAGCCAAAAATACAAAGATAAACAAAATAAGGTTGGCACACCACATATGAGCCGTGTTGATAGCCCTTTAAAAGATTCTACCACACTTGCGACGGCTACTTTACTAGCGCCAATAGCAGGTCTCATCGGTGCTGGAATCGCTGCATATAAAGCTGGGAAAAAAGGATAA
- a CDS encoding ATP-dependent Clp protease ATP-binding subunit, which yields MANIFEELTDQTRSLVENSLSLAIGNKNPEALSLHMLWALVADSSSILNQIFNKTNVSKDAVLLDIKSRASKLLTSSNVSRENIKVSSELVNSLENAKAVMISLGDSYIAVDTWILGNLDKEPLKEILSKYINLIELKKELEAIRGGRTVDTQTSDETLDSLSKFGVDLTKKASDGELDPVIGRDEEITRMMQILIRKTKNNPILLGEPGVGKTAIVESLAQLIVKKAVPTSLVNKRVIALDMSALIAGAKYRGEFEDRLKAVVEEVKKAGNIILFIDEIHTIVGAGASEGSMDAANILKPALARGELHAVGATTLKEYRKYFEKDAALQRRFQPVNVAEPSVNEALQILRGIKDKLEVHHNVNITDSALVAAAKLSDRYISGRFLPDKAIDLIDEAAAELKMQIESEPYELSKAKREIETLIVEKEALKMENSDKNSERLNEIEKEVANLNEKKSGLEAKFKNEKAVFNGISEAKKQIESLKNEAELAKRNNAYEKAAEIEYGKIPEASAKIKELEAKWEEMKKDGVLLKNEVDEDMVAGILSKWTGISVKRMLTSEKEKFLQVEEYLRRNVVGQDAALHALSRAIKRNKAGLSSQNRPIGSFLFLGPTGVGKTESAKALARFLFDDEKALIRFDMSEYMEKHSVSRLLGAPPGYVGYDEGGQLTEAVRRKPYSVILFDEVEKAHKDVFNILLGILDDGRATDNKGVTVDFKNTIIILTSNIGSSAISNLSGDERENAVKDALKEYFKPEFLNRLDDCVIFNPLGANELSGIVSIMFKELEATLQNRGIKAVLDDSAKEFIAKAGFDPVYGARPLRRALYELVEDKLAEMILKDELKSGDSIKISAINDEIVVNLVG from the coding sequence ATGGCAAATATATTTGAAGAATTAACCGATCAAACTAGAAGTTTAGTTGAAAATTCACTGAGCCTTGCTATAGGCAACAAAAACCCAGAAGCCTTGAGTTTGCACATGCTTTGGGCATTAGTCGCAGATAGTAGCTCTATACTAAATCAAATTTTTAATAAAACAAATGTAAGCAAAGATGCAGTTTTACTAGACATAAAAAGTCGCGCCTCTAAGCTTCTTACTAGCTCAAACGTTAGTAGAGAGAATATCAAAGTTTCAAGCGAACTTGTAAATAGCTTAGAAAATGCAAAAGCCGTTATGATAAGCTTAGGCGATAGTTATATCGCTGTTGATACTTGGATTTTAGGTAATCTTGACAAAGAGCCTTTGAAAGAAATTTTAAGTAAATATATAAATTTAATAGAGCTTAAAAAAGAGCTAGAAGCCATTCGCGGCGGTCGCACAGTAGATACTCAAACTAGCGATGAAACTCTTGATAGTCTTTCTAAATTTGGAGTAGATCTTACTAAAAAAGCAAGTGATGGAGAGCTTGATCCTGTTATCGGAAGAGATGAAGAGATAACTAGAATGATGCAAATTCTCATACGTAAAACTAAAAATAACCCTATCTTGCTAGGTGAGCCAGGAGTTGGAAAAACAGCTATAGTAGAGAGTTTAGCTCAACTTATAGTAAAAAAAGCAGTTCCTACTAGTCTTGTAAATAAACGCGTCATCGCTCTTGATATGAGTGCTCTTATCGCCGGAGCAAAATATCGTGGCGAGTTTGAAGATCGTCTTAAAGCAGTAGTAGAAGAGGTTAAAAAAGCGGGAAACATCATACTCTTTATAGACGAAATTCACACTATCGTAGGAGCCGGAGCTAGCGAGGGCAGTATGGATGCTGCAAATATACTAAAACCAGCTCTTGCTAGAGGCGAGCTTCACGCTGTTGGAGCTACTACTCTTAAAGAGTATCGCAAGTATTTTGAAAAAGACGCAGCCTTGCAGCGCCGTTTCCAGCCAGTAAATGTTGCTGAGCCTAGTGTAAATGAAGCTTTGCAAATTTTACGTGGTATCAAAGACAAGCTAGAAGTTCATCATAACGTAAATATCACAGATAGCGCTCTTGTGGCTGCTGCAAAACTAAGCGATAGATATATAAGCGGTAGATTTTTACCAGATAAAGCTATAGACTTGATCGATGAAGCCGCAGCTGAGCTTAAAATGCAGATCGAAAGCGAACCTTATGAGCTATCAAAGGCTAAAAGAGAGATCGAAACTCTAATAGTCGAAAAAGAAGCTTTAAAAATGGAAAATAGTGATAAAAATAGCGAACGTCTTAATGAGATAGAAAAAGAGGTTGCAAATTTAAATGAGAAAAAATCCGGATTAGAAGCTAAATTTAAAAATGAAAAAGCGGTATTTAACGGTATAAGCGAAGCTAAAAAACAGATAGAAAGTCTTAAAAATGAAGCTGAGCTTGCAAAAAGAAATAACGCTTATGAAAAAGCCGCAGAGATAGAGTACGGCAAGATCCCAGAGGCAAGTGCTAAGATAAAAGAGCTAGAAGCCAAATGGGAAGAGATGAAAAAAGACGGAGTTTTGCTTAAAAACGAAGTTGATGAGGATATGGTAGCGGGTATTCTTAGTAAATGGACTGGAATTTCAGTAAAGCGTATGCTAACTAGCGAAAAGGAGAAATTTTTACAAGTAGAAGAGTATCTTAGACGTAACGTAGTAGGACAAGACGCCGCACTTCACGCTCTTTCACGCGCCATAAAACGAAACAAAGCAGGGCTTAGCAGTCAAAATAGACCGATCGGTAGCTTTTTGTTTTTAGGGCCTACTGGAGTTGGTAAAACAGAGAGTGCAAAGGCGTTAGCTAGGTTTTTATTTGACGATGAAAAAGCACTTATTCGTTTTGATATGAGTGAATATATGGAAAAACACAGCGTCTCAAGACTGCTTGGTGCGCCTCCTGGATACGTTGGGTATGATGAGGGCGGACAATTAACCGAAGCAGTTCGTAGAAAACCTTATAGTGTGATACTTTTTGATGAGGTTGAAAAGGCTCATAAAGACGTATTTAATATACTACTTGGGATTTTAGATGATGGAAGGGCGACAGATAACAAAGGCGTTACTGTGGATTTTAAAAATACTATCATCATTTTAACTAGCAATATAGGCTCTTCTGCGATATCAAATTTAAGTGGAGACGAGAGAGAAAATGCGGTAAAAGATGCGTTAAAAGAGTATTTTAAACCTGAGTTTTTAAATAGATTAGATGATTGTGTAATCTTTAATCCTCTTGGCGCAAATGAGCTTAGTGGCATAGTTTCTATAATGTTTAAAGAGCTAGAAGCTACTCTTCAAAACAGAGGTATCAAGGCTGTTCTTGATGACAGCGCTAAAGAGTTTATAGCTAAAGCAGGATTTGATCCGGTGTATGGTGCGCGTCCTCTTAGAAGAGCTCTTTATGAGTTAGTCGAAGATAAACTTGCTGAGATGATACTAAAAGATGAGCTAAAAAGCGGTGATAGCATAAAAATATCTGCGATTAATGATGAAATAGTGGTAAATTTAGTCGGCTAG
- a CDS encoding YgaP family membrane protein — protein sequence MKNLDKTIRLFIAAVIFFIFGFVCQSWWWLIGLWPLLTAVYGCPLYKFIRKKGV from the coding sequence ATGAAAAATTTAGATAAGACAATTCGATTATTTATAGCGGCGGTTATATTTTTTATATTTGGATTTGTATGTCAAAGCTGGTGGTGGCTAATAGGTCTATGGCCTTTGCTTACGGCTGTTTATGGTTGTCCTTTATATAAATTTATAAGAAAAAAGGGTGTATAA
- a CDS encoding Crp/Fnr family transcriptional regulator, producing the protein MIDNADKLMIRDKFKSFDISQEDIKLIEENAYYSNFDKNEVIYQNKKKCYGFVIVKSGSLRAFILSQNAKEITIFNLKQNDECILCSSCISDSLQFEISLEAKDGLCLLVIPAKVFSELKQKYIKLSNYVLELLSKRFANSVFVMQQALFLPLSKRIQDFLQENAVNKELNLTHEEIARHLGSAREAVSRILKEMEKTGSIKLLRNQIIIK; encoded by the coding sequence TTGATAGATAATGCTGATAAATTGATGATTAGAGATAAATTTAAATCATTTGATATTAGCCAAGAAGACATAAAACTCATAGAAGAAAACGCTTATTATAGTAATTTTGACAAAAATGAAGTAATATATCAAAATAAGAAAAAATGCTATGGCTTTGTCATCGTAAAAAGCGGAAGCTTAAGGGCCTTTATACTCTCACAAAATGCTAAAGAGATAACGATTTTTAACCTAAAACAAAATGATGAGTGCATACTTTGCTCAAGCTGTATATCAGACTCGTTGCAATTTGAGATAAGTCTAGAGGCAAAAGATGGACTATGCCTACTAGTCATTCCAGCTAAAGTCTTTTCTGAACTCAAGCAAAAATATATAAAGTTATCAAACTATGTGCTAGAGCTTCTCTCAAAAAGATTTGCAAATAGCGTGTTTGTAATGCAACAAGCACTTTTTTTACCATTATCTAAGCGAATTCAAGATTTTTTGCAAGAAAATGCAGTAAATAAAGAACTAAATCTAACCCACGAAGAGATAGCTAGGCATTTAGGAAGTGCTAGAGAAGCTGTATCTAGAATCCTAAAAGAGATGGAAAAAACTGGAAGCATAAAACTTCTACGAAATCAAATAATAATCAAATAA
- a CDS encoding NAD(P)/FAD-dependent oxidoreductase — MADLNRRDALKLFAATTVALSATTSLNAQQIADNKDIKSKILIIGAGLAGISLAARLRSELPNAKITLADSDEMFYYQPGFTLIATGIYTADDVVFQKSDYIPDGVEWIKQNVVSISPNTNSVSFQNGTDYTYDYLVLATGVEYDFETIQGLKNEDVLNDTNISSVYLLNSSIKTNELMQKLANKGGIGLFCENKTPMKCSGVNKKVMMMSEDRARLANNRDKVSISLYSGGAKTFSSSIYAKVMEQMFEQRDINYKLNHQIIAVDKARNTAIFEHTMKYRENGQNKIATEQIEAKFDWLHVVPRQRAALMYKEAGLSVTNGDADGNWVSVNKETLQSTKFKNIFAIGDICGFPNGKTGASIRKMYPKLATNLINVIKGLEPSEKYDGYTACPFVTRYGKAVMVEFNWSGKPTPSMPCFSATRESYLNWFVKLNLFKPMVMQGMLRGLV, encoded by the coding sequence ATGGCTGATTTAAATAGAAGAGATGCTCTAAAGCTTTTTGCGGCTACTACAGTTGCTCTAAGTGCTACGACATCTCTAAACGCACAGCAAATAGCTGACAACAAAGACATAAAGTCAAAAATTCTAATCATAGGAGCAGGACTTGCTGGCATATCCTTAGCTGCAAGGCTAAGAAGTGAGCTGCCAAATGCTAAGATAACCTTGGCTGATAGTGATGAAATGTTTTATTATCAGCCTGGTTTTACTCTCATAGCAACTGGGATTTATACCGCTGATGATGTGGTATTTCAAAAGTCAGATTATATCCCAGATGGCGTAGAGTGGATAAAGCAAAATGTGGTTTCTATATCGCCAAACACAAATAGCGTAAGTTTCCAAAACGGAACAGATTATACTTATGATTATCTTGTATTAGCTACTGGTGTCGAGTATGATTTTGAGACGATACAAGGCTTAAAAAATGAAGATGTGCTAAATGATACAAATATCAGCTCTGTATATCTACTAAATAGCTCTATAAAGACAAATGAGCTTATGCAAAAATTAGCAAATAAAGGTGGAATTGGTCTATTTTGTGAAAATAAAACGCCTATGAAATGCAGCGGTGTGAATAAAAAAGTGATGATGATGAGCGAAGATAGAGCAAGGTTAGCAAATAATAGAGATAAGGTATCTATAAGCCTATATAGCGGAGGGGCAAAAACATTTTCATCTTCTATCTATGCTAAGGTAATGGAGCAAATGTTTGAGCAAAGAGATATAAACTACAAACTAAATCATCAAATAATAGCAGTAGATAAGGCAAGAAATACAGCTATATTCGAACATACTATGAAATACAGAGAAAATGGACAAAACAAAATAGCAACAGAGCAAATAGAAGCAAAATTTGACTGGCTTCATGTTGTCCCAAGACAAAGGGCGGCACTTATGTATAAAGAAGCTGGTCTTAGCGTGACAAATGGTGATGCAGATGGAAACTGGGTAAGTGTAAATAAAGAGACGCTACAATCAACGAAATTTAAAAATATCTTTGCTATCGGCGATATATGTGGCTTTCCTAACGGAAAAACCGGAGCTAGTATCAGAAAAATGTATCCTAAACTAGCAACAAATTTGATAAATGTAATAAAAGGTCTAGAACCAAGCGAAAAATATGATGGATACACAGCTTGCCCTTTTGTGACAAGATATGGAAAAGCTGTAATGGTAGAGTTTAACTGGAGCGGAAAGCCTACGCCTTCTATGCCTTGCTTTAGTGCTACAAGGGAGAGTTATCTTAACTGGTTTGTAAAATTAAATTTATTTAAACCAATGGTAATGCAAGGTATGCTTAGAGGACTAGTATAA